Genomic DNA from Kluyveromyces lactis strain NRRL Y-1140 chromosome C complete sequence:
GTTCAGAGAGATtacaattttttgattGGTATGAATAGAAGACTAGCCGTTCTCAAAGAAGATGGTAAGAGTAAGAATAAACGGGTATTGCAAAAAGTTCCTGGGGTGACAGGACCGAGCAGATACAATGTTTCCAAGCCGCCCAGAGTGATGAGGAGAGGTGTTAAATGTTTACTATTACCTAAGGGTATGCAGCGGTccatttcaaataaaaGTAAATGGGATAAACCTTTGGACACTTTTGTGTGGTCGTTGGAATGGGTTctttttgatcaaaaagATGAGCACTGGAGCCATTTATCACACAGGAATAAAGAGGAATCAGAATTAGTGCATTGTATTGGCAAACAAGTATATGATAAATGCAAGGAATTTTATCGTGGAGCcgaagaggaagaagacAAGGAAAACTCCGCAACAACGAAAGAAGACAGATCCAGTCAAATGATTGAGTTTGGATTTCGGTTCTTCACGAAGTGGTTTCCAAATAATGTAGAATCGATCATGGATACCAAAGAGGTCGTGGAAATCGATCCAAAAAAATGTGTTGGTGAAATATTTAGGGATATGACAGTGATAGAATTCCCTACCATATTCATCGTACCCGATATGGAAACACTTACGAAACACGGATTCCATTTGCATGTAGAGGGATCCATTGATACGCCAGTTCCACTACGAAGGCTTACTGATCCCGTGCAACAAGCTACTTCCACTACCACAACAACTGCTCCTATTCCAGTGATTAGCGAAAGTCATTATCCGGTTGAATATTCAGTAATAGATCCAAAACCACAGGCATCCTTAGATGTTGCCAAAAGCTCAGATTCCACTAGCTCGGATTCGGTTTCAGATTCAGACGCCGATTTAGACTCAGACTCAGACTCTTCTGC
This window encodes:
- the BCD1 gene encoding Bcd1p (similar to uniprot|P38772 Saccharomyces cerevisiae YHR040W BCD1 Essential protein required for the accumulation of box C/D snoRNA); protein product: MRHQKLVRVITLDCNTIPSTSHLDLSKKKTDMDDKCMVCLNETWKYKCPRCLKKSCSLACSKKHKETDNCSGISNATEYVSSQNLKEADTSEEMNHLVQRDYNFLIGMNRRLAVLKEDGKSKNKRVLQKVPGVTGPSRYNVSKPPRVMRRGVKCLLLPKGMQRSISNKSKWDKPLDTFVWSLEWVLFDQKDEHWSHLSHRNKEESELVHCIGKQVYDKCKEFYRGAEEEEDKENSATTKEDRSSQMIEFGFRFFTKWFPNNVESIMDTKEVVEIDPKKCVGEIFRDMTVIEFPTIFIVPDMETLTKHGFHLHVEGSIDTPVPLRRLTDPVQQATSTTTTTAPIPVISESHYPVEYSVIDPKPQASLDVAKSSDSTSSDSVSDSDADLDSDSDSSAPEEGSAKRHSDSEDDYEVGVSLDFLTA